A window of the Lactuca sativa cultivar Salinas chromosome 5, Lsat_Salinas_v11, whole genome shotgun sequence genome harbors these coding sequences:
- the LOC111907263 gene encoding D-xylose-proton symporter-like 3, chloroplastic, which yields MALTASTRPLFNDFNPPSHSKNRDPPILRSHRTHFSNPSYLLSFPQISSSFSQINTQFRCPLFKSMPLVPSRKLNSKVRASAAGEEAYQEDFSWSSVILPFVFPALGGLLFGYDIGATSGATLSLQSAELSGTTWFNLSAVQLGLVVSGSLYGALFGSILVYPIADFLGRKRELLLAALLYLVGGSVTAYAPGLGVLLLGRVLYGLGIGLAMHGAPLYIAETCPSQIRGTLISLKELFIVLGILLGYFVGSFQIDAIGGWRYMFGFSAPIALLMGLGVWGLPQSPRWLLLRAVQGKASLQEYKEQAIVALSKLRGRPSGDKVSEKQIEDTLVTLKSAYGSDEESEGSIFEVFQGTSLKAFVIGGGLVLFQQITGQPSVLYYAGQILQTAGFSAAADATRVSVIIGVFKLLMTSIAILKVDDLGRKPLLIGGISGITLSLFLLSAYYKFLGGFPLVAVGALLLYVGCYQISFGPISWLMVSEIFPLRTRGKGISLAVLTNFGSNALVTFAFSPLKELLGAENLFLLFGAIALLSLGFVLLYVPETKGLTLEEIENKILK from the exons ATGGCGCTTACTGCTTCAACCCGACCTCTGTTTAACGACTTCAACCCACCTTCACATTCGAAAAACCGAGACCCTCCAATTCTTCGATCTCACAGAACCCATTTTTCAAACCCTAGTTATCTGCTGAGCTTTCCTCAAATTAGCAGCTCATTCTCACAAATCAACACTCAATTCAGATGCCCGTTGTTCAAAAGCATGCCGTTAGTTCCATCTAGAAAGCTCAATTCGAAG GTTAGAGCTTCAGCAGCAGGAGAAGAAGCATATCAAGAGGATTTCTCTTGGTCTTCTGTAATTCTGCC GTTTGTATTCCCAGCCTTGGGTGGTTTACTATTTGGATATGACATTGGTGCAACCTCTGGTGCTACCCTCTCTTTACAG TCAGCCGAGCTTAGTGGCACAACATGGTTCAATCTATCTGCTGTTCAACTCGGCCTTGTG GTCTCTGGGTCCCTATATGGAGCTCTTTTTGGTTCTATCCTAGTCTACCCAATTGCAGATTTCCTAG GTAGGAAGCGTGAACTTCTATTAGCAGCTTTACTATATTTGGTTGGTGGTTCAGTCACAGCATATGCACCAGGTCTTGGTGTTCTTTTACTAGGTCGAGTTCTCTATGGTTTAGGCATTGGTTTG GCTATGCATGGTGCTCCACTTTATATTGCAGAGACTTGCCCTTCTCAAATCCGTGGGACTTTAATATCTCTAAAAGAACTCTTCATAGTTCTTGGAATCTtg TTGGGATACTTTGTAGGAAGCTTTCAGATAGATGCTATTGGAGGTTGGAGATATATGTTTGGGTTTAGTGCTCCAATTGCTCTTTTAATGGGGTTAGGTGTGTGGGGTCTACCTCAGTCCCCAAGATGGTTGCTTTTAAGAGCTGTACAAGGTAAGGCATCTTTGCAAGAGTATAAAGAGCAGGCGATTGTTGCATTAAGCAAACTTAGGGGGAGGCCTTCTGGTGATAAAGTTTCTGAAAAGCAAATAGAGGACACACTTGTTACTTTGAAATCTGCTTATGGTAGTGATGAGGAATCAGAAGGGAGTATATTTGAGGTTTTTCAAGGCACGAGCTTGAAAGCTTTTGTGATTGGTGGAGGTTTGGTCCTTTTTCAACAA ATTACTGGGCAACCAAGTGTTTTATACTATGCTGGTCAAATTCTTCAG ACAGCTGGATTCTCTGCTGCTGCTGATGCTACACGTGTTTCAGTCATTATCGGTGTCTTTAAG CTGTTGATGACAAGTATAGCGATTCTGAAGGTTGATGATCTTGGGAGAAAACCGTTGCTGATTGGAGGAATTAGTGGAATT ACCCTTTCATTATTTCTCCTATCGGCTTATTACAAATTCCTTGGAGGCTTCCCCTTAGTTGCTGTAGGTGCTCTACTTCTTTATGTTGGATGCTACCAG ATATCTTTTGGACCAATAAGTTGGCTTATGGTGTCAGAGATATTCCCTCTTCGAACAAGAGGGAAAGGAATTAGTCTTGCAGTTCTTACAAACTTTGGTTCAAATGCCTTAGTAACCTTTGCTTTCTCTCCATTGAAG GAGCTACTTGGGGCAGAAAATCTTTTTCTCCTTTTTGGTGCGATTGCTTTGTTATCACTTGGATTCGTGCTACTCTATGTCCCCGAAACAAAAGGGTTGACTTTGGAAGAAATCGAAAACAAAATCTTAAAATGA
- the LOC111907264 gene encoding cell wall protein IFF6: protein MAQPDNVRRTTTIDAVNAPRPLNSPGSKSGDSSSWSSSSSLKLRKSHDNDDPGSGNHHKKSVFSKVKEKARKLKKTLSGRKRRDDNELRSPNFSTPPGSAGPVKDDKQRPQFFSSPTPLSGSSVSEDTKTNSSKEQPQETKKGPSETEAPSKNEPPPPPTANGSPETTTTRDANDPKTSSEAKENNESSMEPQDKDKGVSVKEYLMNKLEPGEDERALSQVITQTISPKCEKMKEAVNSLLRTEESPVSNNKDSNTEPDTTNGVDSDSNQDTGARSSVESVDNTKLTSLTGYDHDPSDGPESRLSNVSATSASASCQNQNVKQSS, encoded by the exons ATGGCTCAACCAGACAATGTGCGAAGAACAACGACCATCGATGCTGTGAATGCTCCAAGACCCCTAAACTCGCCAGGCTCCAAGAGTG GTGATTCCTCAAGTTGGTCGTCTAGCTCTTCATTAAAGCTAAGAAAGAGCCATGATAACGACGACCCTGGAAGTGGAAACCACCATAAGAAATCAGTGTTCTCAAAGGTGAAAGAGAAGGCCAGAAAATTAAAGAAAACTTTAAGCGGGAGAAAACGTCGAGATGATAATGAGTTGCGAAGCCCTAATTTCTCCACTCCTCCAGGATCCGCTGGTCCTGTCAAGGATGATAAACAACGCCCCCAATTTTTTAGTTCCCCAACGCCAT TGTCTGGATCTTCGGTTTCAGAAGACACGAAGACAAATTCATCAAAAGAGCAGCCTCAAGAAACTAAAAAAGGGCCTTCCGAGACAGAAGCACCATCCAAGAACGagccgccaccaccacctaccGCTAACGGTTCGCCGGAAACCACCACAACGCGTGATGCTAACGATCCCAAAACTAGTTCTGAAGCGAAAGAGAACAATGAAAGCAGCATGGAACCACAGGACAAGGACAAAGGTGTTTCGGTGAAGGAATACTTGATGAACAAGCTAGAACCAGGAGAAGACGAGAGAGCACTTTCTCAAGTGATCACACAgacaataagtcccaaatgtgaAAAGATGAAAGAAGCTGTGAACTCATTGCTTAGGACCGAAGAATCACCGGTAAGTAACAACAAGGATTCAAACACGGAACCCGATACTACAAATGGTGTTGATTCTGATTCAAATCAAGATACCGGGGCTCGTTCTTCAGTCGAATCTGTTGATAATACAAAGTTGACTTCATTGACCGGTTATGATCATGATCCCAGTGATGGCCCTGAATCGCGTCTTTCTAATGTGTCGGCGACATCGGCTTCTGCTTCTTGCCAAAACCAAAATGTGAAACAATCGTCTTAG